The segment CTCTGAAATTACTCTTCACAAATCTCACTGTAATTCCAAAGGGTCTCTTCTAGTCTTGATACTTCCCctggagaaaggggagagagagaacacaGTTGGACAGCACTCTTCTGTCCTCCACACACGACATTGGTCATGGGGTCAGAGCTCTTctcaggatttaaaaaaatcacaaagagcCCCGGAAGGAAAACATCCTTGAGATCCTGCAATCTAACCCCTTATGGTAAAGATAGTAGCAAAGCTCTGCAGATCTTATTCAAGCCTGGACTGCCCACCTCAAACTCATGCTCAAGCAACTGTCCAGGAAGCAGATGGTGTGGCGCTGGTCACACATGCTGACACAGGGCAGCTTTGCTGAGAGGAGCCACTGCAGAGCATGACACAGTCTCATTCCCTCCTATTAGAGCAACATATCTGGGTCTGTGTCAGGCTTCCAGGCCCCTCATCTCTGCCCTCCATCTCATTGGCTGAGAGCCCGTAATGCCCGCCCCACTGTCTACTGGAAAAAGCAGGCGAGGGCAGTGCACAGATTCAGAGAGCAGCTGGCCAGGCTGAGGATGCGGAAGACAGGGCATCTGTATGCTGAGAACCTTCAGACCTGGAGGAATGCCGGTCCCTGTTTCCTCAGTCTGTTCTACAGGATGTGCGTTCCTCCTGGTCTCAGGCAGGAAGAGCCCCACAGGAACTAGTTCCAGACCTGGGCAGAAAAGGGCATTTGCCTTTGTGCAATTATTATACATCCTCCTAGGGCCCCCAAATAAGACCACCCTGACAATTCTGCAGGTGCACCACTCGCTGAGCACCCCCGCAGGGGCAGGGAGTGGAACTAGACATGTCACGTGCATTGCCACATTTCATCCTTGCGGCCACCCCTGTGGAAGAGGTGTCATCATTCCTGCTTTGTAGATTAGGCTTGGAGGCATCAAACAACCTGCTCCATCAGCAGAGCTGGGACTTAGACCCAGGCATGGGCAGGGCTGGCTCCTAGAGGGCATGTGGCAGGGTATGGGTTCAGGTTTTATCCTAAGAGCTACGAGATCTGTGGCCCCAGGTTTGCACTGCAAATAGATTCCTCTGGCTCGTGTGTGGAGAAGAGAGTGGAGTGGTGCACATGGAAGCCCATCATAAGTGCCTGAAAGGAGAGAGACAACAGTCAGAGAAATGGGGGGTGTCCAGGGCAGGCCCTCTTGCTTCACTGAGGCCTGCAGATCAACAACCTTATCTGACAAAGTCACTCTCATGGAAACAAGAGGACACTGTTTATCAATGTGTGGGCCATGGAGTCTGCATTAAAATCACTACAGGTGCTCTAAAATTTCAGATTCCTGGGCTCCATCTGGGTCCAGATTTGATTCCATCACACAGAATCAGAAGCTCTGTGTGAAAAGCCTAGAAATTTGCATTGTCCAGAATTTAGGATGAAGAACTTAGGCTCTGGAATCAGAGTGCCTGAATTTTCATTCAGCTCTCTCACTTCTGTAGGTCCAGGGAAGTCACCTACTGTCTGTAAAACAGGTATCATGGTAGTATCCACCTCACATGGAAATTATGAGGGTTAAATCAATTAACATGTATCAGCCCCCTAAACCTTGTTCTAGGTCAAGGGTAACAGAGAAGTGAGTGTCCAAATGCCTCTGAAGGAGATAGTGCCGACATTAGCTGTGTACCCACATTAGCTATGAAAACAGTGCATCCACTTCTTCTGTGCAGTTTCAGACATAAAAGCAGAATCTCAGCTGCtgtggactgaattgtgttcccccgAAAGATGTTTAAGTCCAGATCCCTGGTACTTATGAATGTGTTCGtttttggaaataggatctttgcagatgatcaagttaaaatgagatcattgAGGCAATAGCCACAATCTGGAAGCACGAGTAATTTTGTTCTGAGCCTAGTAATGGTCACCCAGAAGGACGTTCAGCCCCCAAAGCAGCAGCCAATGCTATATATATGTGGAGAATGtcacacagaaaatgaaataaaatccagGGATCCAATCAGATGCAGAGAATGTGGATACAGAATAATGTACAAAAGGACTAAAGGATTGGTGGTTTTTGATGCTTAATGAAAGATGGAGTTCAGAAGAATATCTTCATTTGTATTTGCATTTGCTGTTAATGTGTAGCTTTTGATTAGTGTACTTAATGAATGCAATTGTATGCACATGATTTCATATTGTATTTAGGTATCTATTAATAgtttatataaagaaatcattttttgttcaactaaaaaaaaatgagatcatTGGGGTGGGCACAAATCCAACATGTCCATGTCCTTTACaagaggggaaatttggacagagagacagacatgaACAGAGGGCAGACGATGTGAAGATGTAGGAAGAACAACCATTACGAGCCCAGGAACTCCTGAGGCCACCAGAAATTGGGGAAAGGATTAAAACAGATTTTTCCACACTATCTCAGAAGCAATCAATgatgccaacaccttgattgcagacatctagcctccagaactatgagacagTAACTTCCTGTTCTTTAAACcatttgctttgtgtttattatagcagccctaggaaattaatacatCTGCCAACACAGAACGGGCCTCTAGAACTAGAGAGCTAAATGACAATTCCTAAGAAGCAAGCAAGTCCTAAATTCCTGAAATTTGTATCCTGAGTCTGGCCTGCTGAGCAACAATGGGGGCAACAGCCCTTCTGGTGACAGTAGCATTGCTACTGACTGGGGACAGGCAGTAACTTGATTCTTCCCTCAGCTGTTCATCttctgggggtggaggagggtgagGCCCTCAGGGACCACTAGCCCTTTCTTGCCTGTGAGGCTGTGTAATTTGGCACACGATGGCTGTGGTGTACTCAGTGGCCCCACTGGCCTCGCTGTCTAGTGCTGCTGATGATCAGAGCCTTTGGTAGCCAATTATTTGCAGCACAATTCACCCAGAGCCATAGCAAACAGTTCCatggaagagaacacaaaagcCTCCCCAAGCCCCAGGTCTCCAGCTTTCAATGCACTGAAAGCAGTTGGCTTTCAGCAAAATCCTGGCATATCTACACTGGCTCTGATAGGCTGGTGGAAGCATGGGGGTGGTTGTGTGCTTGGCAGAGGGTCAGTTCCCAGCCCTGCTTTGGTTAGGTGGGGGGCTGTGCCCAGAAGCCAAGAAGCCAGGTGCTAAGCAGTAGGAGAGCTCTGCCATTCCACAGGGCTGTGCACACTTGAGGGGATGCCCCAGGAGAGGCTGGTCCACAGGTAGAGCCTGCAAAACTGCAGAGAAGGAAGGCCAAGCCTCCTGGAGTGGCCCTCAAGACCCTTCAGGGTTCATCTCCATTGCAGTCCTGTctcatcttcttcctctcctcacAGGAGGTTCCAGAATGGCTGAACAATGGGTTattcctgagttcaaatcctgtctCCATGTGTACCTGCTTTGTGAGCTTGGATGTgacactgagcctcagtttccacctctGTAAATTGGGGAGATGGATACCTATTCTTTCTGGTTATTATAAGGATTACAGGAGGTAAAATGTTCAAAGGGCCTTCACAGTGCCCAACACATAGTCAGCACTTGGAGGTAGCTATCACTGATTCATCATTAACTCACTCATCAATAACTGAATCCAAATAGTATTCAATCTACAAATAACTCTGCTGACTGACAATAGAATCACCAAAACCAAGAAGGCaataattaactcatttaacctagctccccagtcccttccaaAGGCCCAGTGCTTATGCTGTAAAAGACTAAAAGGAAGGCTTCTGGTATGTAGAGTCCAGTTCCGTAGGCTCTGGTGTGGCCTGGTGCCTCTGTTCTGAGGATGGGCTTCTGACAGCAGTGAGGGCCAGAGGACAGAAGGCCGTTCAGGCCTCCAGCTCCATGTTCATCACACACACAGTCCTATTCAAGCCTCTTTCAAGTTCATTTTTCTTAGAATTGACTTCTAAAGCTCATGGCCCCCATTCATAGATGTATGACTGAATTAATACCAGCATTGTGGGACTCAGCAGCCGTATGAAAAGACCTTTTTAAGTAACCATATTTTGCCTTCTGTCTTTGTTATAATAATGGGATGTAAAATAAGGGGCATCAGTCAGAAATGCAGTCTAAACCTTCTGATCTGATTTAACCGGTCTTTAACTATCTTTGAGGCTCTGGCTGTCTCAATCAGGGGCAACCAGACTTCGGTCTTCGTCTTAGAGCCCTGTGCACCCAGACCTTTGGAGGAAGGGCAGGCCTCAGAACTGGGTAGGGAGCCCTGAGCTCTTTGCCTCTGGTTAGAGAAAAGCCACTTCAAGTCCCGGTGGGGTTTCTTTGCATTCTGTATCTTCTGACAAGGGCATACAGCTCTGAGTCCCCTCAACAACTTCTCCACCTGCTGCCTGCCATAATTCATCTTTTCTAAGAATTAGAAGGTTGTACTGAAGTGTGTATTTCTTTAACTACTACTACCCTAATAATACATGATCCCTAAAAGACAAGTACTCCTTGTGCCTTGCTCCATTTCCTGTCAAAGACACCAAATGGGCTACCAGGTCCAAAGGTACTGGAGGCCAGAGGTAGGCTGCCAGTCTCATGTTTGGATTTTAATCAAGACCAGGATGCAACTTACTATCCACAGAGCAAGACACTCGGCAACATTTTCCCAACTAGATGGTGAAGATTCCCCAGCCTTTGGGTCTTCACAAGGCAATCCTCAGCCACAGAAACATCTGGTTAGGGAAAGGGGGCAgaccctcctccaggaagcccccaTGACCACTCCTCTGTCGGCATGGAACCCTCCTGGAGATGACACCTCCCCTGGACACTCAAGCCCTGTGCCTGCCTGCCCAAGTGGACACAACAAAGGGCGACAATGACAGCCCATTCCAGAGGCTTCACATTCCGAAGAAAAGGTTGATTTCCAGGGTTGGCTTTCCAGACTGCTGGCCTGGCTTTAGCTTGCTTGACAGTTGATTCCACACCTTCCCTCCAACTTCTGCCTGTTGGCATTCAGCCCAAACTCAAGGCTCATCTTCTGGCTCCCCCTTCTTCTGCAAATGCCTTACTAGTCTGCAAGACTCCTCTTAAATGCTGCTTCCTCTGTGAATCTTTTCAGATTCCTCAGGATGATCTAGCGATCCTTCTCTCAGCCGGACGGTCCCTCCATTCTGTTGCTGATAGATTGCACGGCAACCGCTTTCTGCGGTGGACCTCCCCGTGTG is part of the Manis pentadactyla isolate mManPen7 chromosome 1, mManPen7.hap1, whole genome shotgun sequence genome and harbors:
- the LOC118908183 gene encoding DNA-directed RNA polymerases I, II, and III subunit RPABC4-like; translation: MVTQKDVQPPKQQPMLYICGECHTENEIKSRDPIRCRECGYRIMYKRTKGLVVFDA